In one window of Tumebacillus amylolyticus DNA:
- a CDS encoding glycosyltransferase family 2 protein codes for MIAKFMEILHTVFTVVNTLIFLYVLFVSLFYFLLFIVSALQLRKMYGLEDKSPYAELLESSFTPPVSILVPAYNEEAGIVASVRSLLATNYPTFEIIVVNDGSKDRTLATMLEAFSMKKVQKAVRKSVETKRIRDVYVSEVYPDLWLLDKENGGKADALNAGINVSQYPYFCSLDADSVLERDAFLKVMKPIIDSDGEVICSGGSVRIANGCRIERGEVLDINLPSNKYAIMQVIEYMRAFLMGRIGLSRHNMLLIISGAFGVFNKDIVVRAGGYRHDTVGEDMELIVRLHRYTREHKMKKRTIIYVPDPVCWTEAPEDASILRKQRSRWHRGLMDSLRLHKRMFLNPRYGLVGLVSFPYFFFVEMLGPIIEAFGYLAILIGLAIGQTYWPFAASLLLLSILNGSLLSAGAVLLEEWSLRKYPRVSDLTKLCLYALTETFWYRPMNTFWRLEGTWQFLRKQQGWGEMKRKGVSK; via the coding sequence ATGATCGCAAAGTTCATGGAGATCCTGCATACCGTTTTTACCGTTGTCAACACGTTAATTTTTCTCTATGTGCTGTTCGTTTCGCTGTTTTACTTCCTGTTGTTCATCGTCTCGGCGTTGCAATTGCGCAAGATGTACGGCTTGGAGGACAAGAGCCCGTACGCCGAATTGCTCGAATCCTCGTTCACGCCGCCGGTCTCGATCCTCGTGCCGGCGTACAACGAAGAGGCGGGCATCGTGGCAAGCGTCCGCTCTCTGCTCGCCACCAACTACCCGACTTTTGAAATCATCGTCGTCAACGACGGTTCCAAGGACCGGACGCTTGCGACGATGCTGGAAGCGTTTTCGATGAAAAAGGTACAAAAAGCGGTCCGCAAGTCGGTCGAAACCAAACGCATCCGCGACGTCTACGTCTCGGAAGTCTACCCCGACCTCTGGCTGCTCGACAAAGAAAACGGCGGCAAAGCAGACGCGCTCAACGCCGGCATCAACGTCTCGCAATACCCGTACTTCTGCTCGTTGGATGCAGACTCGGTCTTGGAGCGAGACGCTTTTCTCAAAGTCATGAAGCCGATCATCGATTCGGACGGCGAAGTGATCTGCTCCGGCGGTTCGGTGCGCATCGCCAACGGGTGCCGCATCGAACGCGGCGAAGTGCTCGACATCAACTTGCCGTCGAACAAATACGCGATCATGCAAGTCATCGAGTACATGCGGGCGTTCCTCATGGGCCGCATCGGTCTCTCGCGGCACAACATGCTCTTGATCATCTCCGGCGCGTTCGGCGTGTTCAACAAAGACATCGTGGTCCGCGCCGGCGGCTACCGACACGACACGGTCGGCGAGGACATGGAGCTGATCGTCCGCCTGCACCGCTACACCCGGGAACACAAGATGAAAAAACGCACGATCATCTACGTCCCCGACCCCGTCTGCTGGACGGAAGCCCCGGAGGACGCCTCGATCTTGCGCAAACAACGCTCTCGCTGGCACCGGGGCCTCATGGATTCCCTGCGCTTGCACAAGCGGATGTTCCTCAACCCGCGCTACGGCTTGGTGGGGCTGGTCTCCTTCCCGTACTTTTTCTTCGTGGAGATGCTGGGGCCGATCATCGAAGCGTTCGGCTACCTCGCGATCCTCATCGGACTTGCGATCGGGCAGACCTACTGGCCGTTTGCAGCGTCGCTTTTACTACTGTCGATTTTAAATGGGTCCCTGCTCTCCGCAGGTGCCGTCCTGCTGGAAGAATGGAGCCTGCGCAAATACCCGCGGGTGTCCGACTTGACCAAGCTCTGCCTCTACGCCCTGACGGAGACGTTCTGGTACCGCCCGATGAACACGTTCTGGCGGTTGGAAGGCACGTGGCAGTTCCTGCGCAAACAGCAGGGCTGGGGCGAGATGAAACGCAAAGGCGTCTCGAAGTAA
- a CDS encoding response regulator translates to MAARILLAEDEDVLRMLVVDSLEDCGFEIDEAVDGVEAFEKIQANDYDLVLLDYMMPGMTGLEVVEKTRQLAVAGKSDVKIMMLTAKSQKADQDLARQTGVNYFLAKPFSPLELVNLVEDILHDK, encoded by the coding sequence ATGGCAGCCAGAATTCTGTTGGCCGAAGATGAAGATGTGTTGAGAATGCTCGTCGTCGACTCGCTGGAAGACTGCGGGTTCGAGATCGACGAAGCGGTCGACGGCGTGGAAGCGTTTGAGAAAATTCAAGCGAATGACTACGACCTCGTCCTGCTGGACTACATGATGCCGGGCATGACCGGCCTTGAAGTGGTGGAAAAAACCCGACAGCTCGCCGTGGCGGGCAAGTCGGACGTCAAGATCATGATGCTGACCGCCAAGAGTCAAAAAGCGGACCAAGACCTCGCTCGTCAAACCGGCGTGAACTATTTCCTGGCCAAGCCGTTCTCTCCGCTTGAGCTCGTCAACTTGGTCGAGGACATCCTGCATGACAAATAA